The Pedobacter mucosus genome window below encodes:
- a CDS encoding Sec-independent protein translocase subunit TatA/TatB — protein sequence MYQGTLLEFLNMGGSEIILILVVVLLLFGGKKLPELARGLGKGIREFKDASDGVKREIHRNINAMDLDKEEEQTVVNNNTEPHHVTDQTPVDEKIGSNVPHPSVSTPIDEKIVSDSQKV from the coding sequence ATGTATCAAGGCACGTTATTAGAATTTTTAAATATGGGTGGATCGGAGATCATACTCATTTTAGTAGTGGTTCTTTTGTTGTTTGGTGGTAAGAAATTGCCCGAGTTAGCAAGAGGATTAGGGAAGGGGATTAGAGAATTCAAGGATGCTTCTGATGGTGTAAAACGAGAAATTCATAGAAATATAAATGCTATGGATTTGGACAAGGAAGAAGAACAAACTGTTGTTAATAATAATACTGAACCTCATCATGTAACAGATCAAACTCCTGTTGATGAAAAAATTGGTTCTAACGTTCCTCATCCTTCTGTTAGTACGCCTATCGATGAAAAAATTGTAAGTGACAGTCAAAAAGTTTAA
- the gatA gene encoding Asp-tRNA(Asn)/Glu-tRNA(Gln) amidotransferase subunit GatA — translation MKKYSSVKEIQSLISQKALTLPDLLAYYFKQIDNNKHLNAFNEVFFYSAEVQAKAIQQKIEAGTAGKLAGMVIGIKDNICYKDHIVTASSKMLDGFVSPYSSTVVQRLLQEDAVIIGRLNCDEFAMGGSNETSYFGAVKNAANPELVPGGSSGGSAVAVQADMCLSALGTDTGGSVRQPAAFCGQIGLKPTYGRISRYGVIAYASSFDQVGPITSSVSDAALLLEILAGNDDQDSTVSTLKVPSYSKDLNNNTTLNIAVLRETIESDALDPEIKSALLKSIEALKQKGHTISYVSFDLVDYLVPAYYILTAAEASSNLSRYDGVHYGHRNLEAKSLNELYKLSRSEGFGEEVKRRILLGTFVLSAGYYDAYYQKAQQVRRLIKEKMDLLFQQFDLILTPVAPTSAFKLGDNLQDPLVMYMADIFTVLPSLSGNPAIALPLGNNEAGLPLSIQFTANHFEENKLLAFSQSFLNKH, via the coding sequence TTGAAGAAATATAGCTCTGTTAAGGAGATACAATCGCTTATTTCGCAAAAAGCTTTGACTTTGCCAGATTTATTGGCTTATTATTTTAAGCAAATTGATAATAATAAACACCTCAATGCATTCAACGAGGTGTTTTTTTATTCGGCAGAAGTTCAGGCAAAGGCGATACAGCAAAAAATAGAAGCAGGCACAGCTGGTAAACTTGCCGGTATGGTTATCGGCATTAAGGATAATATTTGTTACAAAGATCATATTGTAACGGCATCATCTAAAATGCTCGATGGTTTTGTTTCTCCATATTCATCTACCGTTGTGCAAAGGTTGTTACAAGAAGACGCTGTAATTATTGGGCGTTTAAATTGTGATGAGTTTGCCATGGGAGGATCCAATGAAACCTCTTATTTTGGTGCTGTTAAAAACGCAGCAAATCCAGAATTGGTACCTGGCGGTTCTTCTGGTGGTTCGGCAGTAGCCGTTCAGGCTGATATGTGTTTATCTGCTTTAGGTACGGATACGGGTGGTTCTGTTAGGCAACCGGCAGCTTTTTGCGGTCAGATTGGATTAAAACCTACTTACGGACGTATTTCTAGATATGGCGTAATTGCTTATGCCTCATCTTTCGATCAGGTTGGTCCGATAACTTCTTCTGTATCAGATGCTGCTTTACTTTTAGAAATTTTAGCAGGAAATGACGATCAGGATTCAACGGTTTCGACTTTAAAAGTTCCTAGTTATTCTAAAGATCTAAACAATAATACCACTCTTAATATCGCCGTATTAAGAGAAACCATCGAAAGCGATGCACTCGACCCGGAAATTAAATCGGCATTATTAAAATCAATCGAAGCCTTAAAACAAAAGGGCCATACAATAAGCTACGTTTCTTTTGATTTAGTAGATTACCTTGTTCCGGCATATTATATTTTGACTGCTGCGGAAGCGTCTTCTAATTTATCCCGATATGATGGTGTTCATTACGGGCACCGTAATTTGGAAGCAAAATCTTTAAATGAACTATATAAATTATCAAGATCTGAAGGTTTTGGTGAGGAGGTAAAACGAAGAATTCTTTTAGGAACCTTCGTTTTAAGTGCTGGTTATTACGATGCTTATTACCAGAAAGCACAACAGGTACGCAGGTTGATCAAAGAAAAAATGGATCTTTTATTTCAACAATTCGATTTAATTTTAACCCCAGTAGCGCCAACTTCTGCATTTAAATTGGGAGATAATTTACAAGACCCATTGGTAATGTATATGGCAGACATTTTTACCGTTTTACCATCGTTAAGTGGCAACCCGGCCATAGCTTTACCTTTAGGCAATAATGAGGCAGGTTTACCGTTAAGTATTCAGTTTACAGCCAATCATTTTGAGGAAAATAAGCTTTTAGCTTTTTCTCAATCGTTTTTAAATAAGCATTAG
- a CDS encoding Sec-independent protein translocase subunit TatA/TatB: protein MLNTTIAAMLGTPEIIIIAVVVLLLFGGKKIPELMRGLGKGVKEFKDGKDGLDGEQVDPSNRDKTV, encoded by the coding sequence ATGTTAAATACAACAATAGCAGCAATGCTTGGAACACCTGAGATTATCATTATTGCGGTAGTGGTATTGTTATTATTTGGTGGTAAAAAAATTCCTGAACTGATGCGTGGTTTAGGTAAAGGCGTAAAAGAATTTAAAGATGGTAAAGATGGATTGGATGGAGAACAAGTAGATCCATCAAACCGCGATAAGACCGTTTAA